In Bombus affinis isolate iyBomAffi1 chromosome 8, iyBomAffi1.2, whole genome shotgun sequence, the following proteins share a genomic window:
- the LOC126919136 gene encoding smad nuclear interacting protein 1-like produces MSRNNYKEVRVKRERSPEWGKPIASAKRKPKQEKEKPNFELSGKLTEDTNTVNGVVIKYSEPADARKPKRRWRLYPFKEEKALPTLYIHRQSAYLMGRDRKVADIPLDHPSCSKQHAVLQYRLVSFQKEDGGEGRRICPYLIDLESANGTFVNNVKLEPRRYHELLERDVIRFGYSSREYVLLHEHSKDDSLDD; encoded by the coding sequence ATGAGTAGAAATAATTACAAAGAAGTACGAGTAAAGAGAGAACGTTCGCCAGAATGGGGTAAACCTATTGCTAGTGCGAAACGTAAACCAaaacaggaaaaagaaaaaccaAATTTCGAATTGTCTGGAAAACTAACAGAAGATACAAACACTGTAAATGGCGTGGTTATTAAATATTCCGAACCTGCAGATGCGAGAAAACCTAAACGAAGATGGAGGTTATATCCGTTCAAAGAAGAGAAAGCATTGCCTACCTTGTATATCCACAGGCAGTCAGCCTATTTAATGGGCAGAGATCGCAAAGTTGCTGATATTCCCTTAGATCATCCTTCGTGCTCTAAACAGCATGCGGTTTTACAATATCGTTTAGTATCTTTTCAAAAGGAAGATGGAGGAGAAGGAAGAAGAATTTGCCCTTATCTTATAGACCTAGAGTCTGCAAATGGTACATttgtaaataatgtaaaattagAACCGAGAAGATACCACGAATTATTAGAACGGGATGTAATCCGTTTTGGATACAGCAGCagagaatatgttttattacaCGAACATAGTAAAGATGACTCGTTAGATGATTAA
- the LOC126919119 gene encoding smad nuclear interacting protein 1-like has product MSSSSSESSDDSHHEKSRKRRKHRHPNQDTRSSKKESSSKNKSYRDKREGRDVHKFSRNVRRENNDVHYDRSQGERDRLYRDSRHDHLRREEDRQYDRRRYERSPPRREEFRPRYRDYEEKTRRQRGPIEYNKKHDNVNKETRNNLEETKVRNEPSPEWGKPTVKAEAKPKLEEKDKPNFELSGKLTEDTNTVNGVVIKYAEPSDARKPKRRWRLYPFKGEKALPTLYIHRQSAYLLGRDRKVADIPLDHPSCSKQHAVLQYRLVSFQKEGGGEGRRIRPYLIDLESANGTFVNNVKLEPRRYHELLKRDVIRFGFSSREYVLLHEHSKDDSFDDDVPSTTTSIPTLTTTA; this is encoded by the coding sequence ATGTCTAGCAGTAGTTCTGAAAGTAGTGACGATAGCCATCACGAAAAGTCACGGAAAAGACGTAAACACAGACACCCTAACCAAGACACACGATCCAGCAAAAAGGAATCGAGCAGCAAGAATAAAAGTTACAGAGACAAGAGAGAAGGTAGGGACGTTCACAAATTTAGCAGAAACGTAAGAAGAGAAAATAATGATGTGCATTATGATAGATCGCAAGGCGAACGGGATAGGTTATATAGGGATAGCCGACATGATCACCTGAGGAGAGAAGAGGATAGACAGTATGATAGAAGAAGATACGAGAGATCTCCTCCAAGAAGAGAGGAATTTCGTCCGCGATACAGAGATTATGAAGaaaaaacaaggagacaaagaGGCCCTATTGAATATAATAAGAAACATGACAATGTCAACAAAGAAACAAGGAATAATTTGGAAGAAACAAAAGTAAGAAACGAACCATCGCCAGAATGGGGCAAGCCTACTGTTAAAGCGGAAGCTAAACCAAAGCTGGAAGAAAAAGATAAGCCAAATTTTGAATTATCTGGAAAACTGACAGAAGATACAAACACTGTAAATGGTGTTGTCATTAAATATGCAGAACCATCAGATGCAAGAAAACCTAAACGCAGATGGAGGTTATATCCTTTCAAAGGAGAAAAAGCATTGCCTACTTTGTATATCCACAGACAGTCAGCCTATTTACTGGGCAGAGATCGCAAAGTTGCTGATATTCCCTTAGATCATCCTTCGTGCTCTAAACAGCATGCTGTTTTACAATATCGTTTAGTATCTTTTCAAAAGGAAGGTGGAGGTGAAGGAAGAAGAATTCGCCCTTATCTTATAGACCTAGAGTCTGCAAATGGTACATttgtaaataatgtaaaattagAACCAAGAAGATACCACGAACTATTAAAAAGGGATGTAATCCGTTTTGGATTCAGCTCTagagaatatgttttattacaTGAACATAGTAAAGATGATTCATTTGATGATGATGTTCCCTCAACTACTACAAGTATACCTACTCTTACTACTACTGCATAG